A window of Primulina huaijiensis isolate GDHJ02 chromosome 9, ASM1229523v2, whole genome shotgun sequence contains these coding sequences:
- the LOC140984122 gene encoding uncharacterized protein isoform X3, with the protein MSSVSFKYWDDCVDPLDMDSMWADPDVKAEWLNVGETKGSKVHLSRDPDGQPYLTQTEMKAVAGIIVQRHFISQIDSDMLCAIAELESDRQPLATRYNKKSKEVTVGVMQMSPKIAEWLIRDQGYRTYELDVDSKLLYKPFVNVYLAASYLKCLSNFDQKERSEEFMVRAYKGGMKKAAHKSTLQYWKKYLSVRESLPSRKFFGVGSVPNAPSASALSDPGSPRKGAAPIKTTWDARTSPEDMEQMWNNPNVIKEWNKSGEKPGKVRFSHDAERRPYLSRVELKAVAENILGKHFSTKGVKPFVLCAIAEMVCMRFVDGIGQRTGLMGIDYPTARWLYKDLGYKSYEVESVEDLTKPFVSMYFGAAYMAWLSEYDGRERTPEFVVQAYLSGPQNVNLQETGPLWRKFQETLTRYEDNKKEQGSCIIL; encoded by the exons ATGTCATCTGTCAGCTTCAAATACTGGGATGATTGTGTGGATCCTCTAGACATGGACTCAATGTGGGCAGATCCTGATGTTAAAGCAGAGTGGCTCAATGTTGGAGAGACCAAGGGATCAAAGGTCCATCTCTCACGTGATCCTGATGGTCAACCTTATTTAACACAAACAGAGATGAAG GCTGTGGCTGGAATCATTGTCCAAAGGCATTTTATCTCGCAGATAGATTCG GACATGCTTTGTGCTATTGCTGAGCTTGAAAGTGATCGGCAGCCTCTTGCCACGAGGTATAACAAAAAATCCAAAGAGGTCACTGTTGGTGTAATGCAAATGTCACCTAAAATTGCAGAATGGCTGATCAG AGATCAGGGTTACCGGACCTATGAATTGGACGTGGATTCAAAACTTCTATACAAGCCTTTCGTGAATGTGTATCTTGCTGCATCCTATCTAAAATGTTTATCAAATTTCGATCAAAA AGAAAGAAGTGAAGAGTTCATGGTAAGGGCTTATAAAGGGGGTATGAAGAAGGCTGCCCACAAGTCAACTTTGCAATACTGGAAGAAGTATCTCTCGGTCAGGGAAAGTCTTCCATCCAG aaaatttttCGGGGTTGGATCTGTGCCTAATGCTCCTTCAGCCTCTGCCTTATCTGATCCTGGTTCTCCAAGGAAAG GTGCAGCTCCAATCAAAACAACATGGGATGCAAGAACCTCCCCTGAAGACATGGAGCAGATGTGGAATAATCCTAACGTAATCAAGGAATGGAACAAATCTGGTGAGAAACCAGGAAAAGTGCGATTCTCTCATGATGCGGAGAGGCGCCCTTATCTTTCTCGAGTAGAACTAAAG GCAGTAGCAGAAAACATTTTGGGAAAGCACTTCAGCACCAAAGGAGTGAAACCT TTTGTTTTATGCGCTATCGCCGAGATGGTTTGCATGCGGTTCGTGGATGGAATTGGGCAACGAACAGGACTTATGGGAATTGACTATCCCACAGCACGATGGCTTTACAA GGACTTGGGCTACAAAAGTTACGAAGTTGAGTCCGTGGAAGATCTTACCAAGCCTTTTGTTTCCATGTACTTTGGTGCAGCCTATATGGCTTGGTTATCAGAATACGATGGCAG GGAAAGAACTCCGGAATTTGTCGTTCAGGCCTATCTTTCGGGCCCGCAGAATGTAAACCTTCAAGAAACCGGTCCACTATGGCGTAAGTTTCAGGAAACGTTAACCCGCTATGAAGATAATAAGAA GGAACAAGGCAGCTGCATCATTCTGTGA
- the LOC140984719 gene encoding uncharacterized protein, with product MAYILPNLSPTLLQPKDKLSAIVLHQASSSLSTLSSVSISATSPQTKLEPPPPRGLAQVNRTQGVQDKKQDERNDFYVNLGSAVRTLREDLPVIFTKDLNYDIYRDDITFKDPLNTFTGIEKYKLVFWALRFHGKILFREISLDVLRIWQPSENVILIRWNLKGVPRVPWEAKGQFQGTSRYKLDRNGKIYEHKVDNLAFNFPQQLRPAASVIDLVAACPASPNPTFLWSPTDAHSCTWVEFYKAVKETLDRSSLMISQDCLAICS from the exons ATGGCCTATATTCTGCCAAATCTTTCTCCAACTCTTCTTCAACCCAAAGACAAACTCTCCGCCATTGTTCTTCACCAAGCCTCTTCTTCTTTGTCAACTCTTTCATCCGTTTCAATTTCTGCTACTTCACCTCAGACCAAGCTCGAACCTCCCCCGCCCCGTGGTTTGGCGCAGGTTAACCGGACCCAAGGTGTGCAGGATAAGAAGCAGGACGAAAGAAATGATTTTTACGTCAATTTAGGCTCAGCTGTGCGGACTCTCCGTGAAGACCTACCTGTCATTTTTACCAAAGACcttaattatgatatttacag GGATGATATAACATTTAAGGACCCTTTAAACACATTTACTGGAATCGAAAAGTACAAGTTGGTATTCTGGGCATTGAGATTTCATGGTAAAATCTTGTTCCGGGAGATATCATTGGATGTTTTAAGAATTTGGCAGCCCTCTGAGAATGTGATTCTGATTAGATGGAACTTGAAGGGTGTCCCTCGAGTTCCTTGGGAAGCAAAAGGGCAGTTTCAAGGCACGTCACGCTATAAATTAGATAGAAATGGGAAAATATACGAACACAAAGTCGATAACCTGGCGTTCAattttcctcaacaattgagaCCTGCGGCCTCTGTTATAGACTTGGTCGCCGCTTGCCCTGCTAGCCCGAATCCCACATTTTTGTGGAGTCCTACAGATGCTCATTCGTGCACATGGGTAGAGTTCTACAAGGCAGTAAAAGAGACTCTGGATCGCAGTAGTTTGATGATTTCGCAGGATTGCTTAGCTATTTGTTCATAG
- the LOC140984122 gene encoding uncharacterized protein isoform X2, whose protein sequence is MPSYFDFQNSWGPPFPTLLSCDEKNSVNLQESRMSSVSFKYWDDCVDPLDMDSMWADPDVKAEWLNVGETKGSKVHLSRDPDGQPYLTQTEMKAVAGIIVQRHFISQIDSDMLCAIAELESDRQPLATRYNKKSKEVTVGVMQMSPKIAEWLIRDQGYRTYELDVDSKLLYKPFVNVYLAASYLKCLSNFDQKERSEEFMVRAYKGGMKKAAHKSTLQYWKKYLSVRESLPSRKFFGVGSVPNAPSASALSDPGSPRKAPIKTTWDARTSPEDMEQMWNNPNVIKEWNKSGEKPGKVRFSHDAERRPYLSRVELKAVAENILGKHFSTKGVKPFVLCAIAEMVCMRFVDGIGQRTGLMGIDYPTARWLYKDLGYKSYEVESVEDLTKPFVSMYFGAAYMAWLSEYDGRERTPEFVVQAYLSGPQNVNLQETGPLWRKFQETLTRYEDNKKEQGSCIIL, encoded by the exons ATGCCCTCTTACTTCGACTTTCAGAATTCTTGGGGACCTCCATTCCCCACCTTG CTGTCATGTGATGAGAAAAATTCAGTGAATCTACAAGAATCAAGAATGTCATCTGTCAGCTTCAAATACTGGGATGATTGTGTGGATCCTCTAGACATGGACTCAATGTGGGCAGATCCTGATGTTAAAGCAGAGTGGCTCAATGTTGGAGAGACCAAGGGATCAAAGGTCCATCTCTCACGTGATCCTGATGGTCAACCTTATTTAACACAAACAGAGATGAAG GCTGTGGCTGGAATCATTGTCCAAAGGCATTTTATCTCGCAGATAGATTCG GACATGCTTTGTGCTATTGCTGAGCTTGAAAGTGATCGGCAGCCTCTTGCCACGAGGTATAACAAAAAATCCAAAGAGGTCACTGTTGGTGTAATGCAAATGTCACCTAAAATTGCAGAATGGCTGATCAG AGATCAGGGTTACCGGACCTATGAATTGGACGTGGATTCAAAACTTCTATACAAGCCTTTCGTGAATGTGTATCTTGCTGCATCCTATCTAAAATGTTTATCAAATTTCGATCAAAA AGAAAGAAGTGAAGAGTTCATGGTAAGGGCTTATAAAGGGGGTATGAAGAAGGCTGCCCACAAGTCAACTTTGCAATACTGGAAGAAGTATCTCTCGGTCAGGGAAAGTCTTCCATCCAG aaaatttttCGGGGTTGGATCTGTGCCTAATGCTCCTTCAGCCTCTGCCTTATCTGATCCTGGTTCTCCAAGGAAAG CTCCAATCAAAACAACATGGGATGCAAGAACCTCCCCTGAAGACATGGAGCAGATGTGGAATAATCCTAACGTAATCAAGGAATGGAACAAATCTGGTGAGAAACCAGGAAAAGTGCGATTCTCTCATGATGCGGAGAGGCGCCCTTATCTTTCTCGAGTAGAACTAAAG GCAGTAGCAGAAAACATTTTGGGAAAGCACTTCAGCACCAAAGGAGTGAAACCT TTTGTTTTATGCGCTATCGCCGAGATGGTTTGCATGCGGTTCGTGGATGGAATTGGGCAACGAACAGGACTTATGGGAATTGACTATCCCACAGCACGATGGCTTTACAA GGACTTGGGCTACAAAAGTTACGAAGTTGAGTCCGTGGAAGATCTTACCAAGCCTTTTGTTTCCATGTACTTTGGTGCAGCCTATATGGCTTGGTTATCAGAATACGATGGCAG GGAAAGAACTCCGGAATTTGTCGTTCAGGCCTATCTTTCGGGCCCGCAGAATGTAAACCTTCAAGAAACCGGTCCACTATGGCGTAAGTTTCAGGAAACGTTAACCCGCTATGAAGATAATAAGAA GGAACAAGGCAGCTGCATCATTCTGTGA
- the LOC140984122 gene encoding uncharacterized protein isoform X1 — protein sequence MPSYFDFQNSWGPPFPTLLSCDEKNSVNLQESRMSSVSFKYWDDCVDPLDMDSMWADPDVKAEWLNVGETKGSKVHLSRDPDGQPYLTQTEMKAVAGIIVQRHFISQIDSDMLCAIAELESDRQPLATRYNKKSKEVTVGVMQMSPKIAEWLIRDQGYRTYELDVDSKLLYKPFVNVYLAASYLKCLSNFDQKERSEEFMVRAYKGGMKKAAHKSTLQYWKKYLSVRESLPSRKFFGVGSVPNAPSASALSDPGSPRKGAAPIKTTWDARTSPEDMEQMWNNPNVIKEWNKSGEKPGKVRFSHDAERRPYLSRVELKAVAENILGKHFSTKGVKPFVLCAIAEMVCMRFVDGIGQRTGLMGIDYPTARWLYKDLGYKSYEVESVEDLTKPFVSMYFGAAYMAWLSEYDGRERTPEFVVQAYLSGPQNVNLQETGPLWRKFQETLTRYEDNKKEQGSCIIL from the exons ATGCCCTCTTACTTCGACTTTCAGAATTCTTGGGGACCTCCATTCCCCACCTTG CTGTCATGTGATGAGAAAAATTCAGTGAATCTACAAGAATCAAGAATGTCATCTGTCAGCTTCAAATACTGGGATGATTGTGTGGATCCTCTAGACATGGACTCAATGTGGGCAGATCCTGATGTTAAAGCAGAGTGGCTCAATGTTGGAGAGACCAAGGGATCAAAGGTCCATCTCTCACGTGATCCTGATGGTCAACCTTATTTAACACAAACAGAGATGAAG GCTGTGGCTGGAATCATTGTCCAAAGGCATTTTATCTCGCAGATAGATTCG GACATGCTTTGTGCTATTGCTGAGCTTGAAAGTGATCGGCAGCCTCTTGCCACGAGGTATAACAAAAAATCCAAAGAGGTCACTGTTGGTGTAATGCAAATGTCACCTAAAATTGCAGAATGGCTGATCAG AGATCAGGGTTACCGGACCTATGAATTGGACGTGGATTCAAAACTTCTATACAAGCCTTTCGTGAATGTGTATCTTGCTGCATCCTATCTAAAATGTTTATCAAATTTCGATCAAAA AGAAAGAAGTGAAGAGTTCATGGTAAGGGCTTATAAAGGGGGTATGAAGAAGGCTGCCCACAAGTCAACTTTGCAATACTGGAAGAAGTATCTCTCGGTCAGGGAAAGTCTTCCATCCAG aaaatttttCGGGGTTGGATCTGTGCCTAATGCTCCTTCAGCCTCTGCCTTATCTGATCCTGGTTCTCCAAGGAAAG GTGCAGCTCCAATCAAAACAACATGGGATGCAAGAACCTCCCCTGAAGACATGGAGCAGATGTGGAATAATCCTAACGTAATCAAGGAATGGAACAAATCTGGTGAGAAACCAGGAAAAGTGCGATTCTCTCATGATGCGGAGAGGCGCCCTTATCTTTCTCGAGTAGAACTAAAG GCAGTAGCAGAAAACATTTTGGGAAAGCACTTCAGCACCAAAGGAGTGAAACCT TTTGTTTTATGCGCTATCGCCGAGATGGTTTGCATGCGGTTCGTGGATGGAATTGGGCAACGAACAGGACTTATGGGAATTGACTATCCCACAGCACGATGGCTTTACAA GGACTTGGGCTACAAAAGTTACGAAGTTGAGTCCGTGGAAGATCTTACCAAGCCTTTTGTTTCCATGTACTTTGGTGCAGCCTATATGGCTTGGTTATCAGAATACGATGGCAG GGAAAGAACTCCGGAATTTGTCGTTCAGGCCTATCTTTCGGGCCCGCAGAATGTAAACCTTCAAGAAACCGGTCCACTATGGCGTAAGTTTCAGGAAACGTTAACCCGCTATGAAGATAATAAGAA GGAACAAGGCAGCTGCATCATTCTGTGA